The following proteins come from a genomic window of Candidatus Leptovillus gracilis:
- a CDS encoding phosphoglycerate dehydrogenase, translated as MTYKILISDKLGQAGLDRLAALSDISYDMIVGMSKEELIATIPDYDALIIRSDTRPDADVIAAGKKLKVIGRAGIGVDNVDVDAATAQGVLVMNTPRSNSVATAEQTMALMLAISRHTVTAHNSVAAGKWERAQFMGMELDSKTLGVIGLGYIGRLVARRALAFGMKIVAYDPYVSGELEVQMVSLPDLLAQADIITLHSVVTPETRNIINAEAIAQMKDGVVIVNVARGKLIDEQALADALQSGKVAAAALDVYQQEPPTDSPLIGLPNVIHTPHLGASSKEAQRRVGVEIVEQVVDALRGKELRNVVNPLPA; from the coding sequence ATGACATACAAAATTCTGATTTCCGACAAATTGGGCCAGGCTGGTCTGGATCGGCTGGCGGCTCTGAGTGACATTTCTTACGACATGATAGTGGGCATGAGTAAAGAAGAACTTATCGCCACAATTCCCGACTACGATGCGCTGATCATCCGCAGCGACACACGGCCGGACGCCGACGTGATTGCCGCCGGAAAGAAGCTCAAGGTAATTGGCCGGGCGGGCATTGGCGTAGACAACGTAGATGTGGACGCGGCTACCGCCCAGGGCGTGTTGGTCATGAACACACCACGGTCTAACAGTGTGGCCACGGCTGAGCAAACAATGGCCCTCATGCTGGCGATCAGCCGCCACACGGTGACCGCTCATAATTCTGTGGCCGCGGGCAAGTGGGAGCGCGCCCAGTTCATGGGCATGGAACTAGATAGCAAGACATTGGGCGTGATTGGCCTGGGCTACATCGGCCGGTTGGTGGCCCGGCGCGCGCTGGCGTTTGGCATGAAGATCGTGGCTTACGACCCCTACGTGTCTGGGGAACTGGAGGTGCAGATGGTGTCGCTGCCAGATTTGCTGGCCCAGGCGGACATTATCACCCTGCACAGCGTGGTGACACCGGAAACGCGCAACATCATCAATGCCGAGGCCATCGCCCAGATGAAGGATGGTGTGGTGATTGTCAATGTGGCGCGCGGCAAGTTGATTGACGAGCAGGCGTTGGCCGACGCTTTGCAAAGTGGCAAAGTAGCCGCGGCGGCGTTAGACGTCTACCAGCAAGAGCCGCCCACAGACAGCCCGCTCATTGGTTTACCCAATGTGATTCACACGCCGCATTTGGGTGCCAGTTCCAAAGAGGCGCAGCGGCGTGTGGGGGTGGAAATTGTGGAGCAGGTGGTAGATGCGCTGCGGGGCAAAGAATTACGCAATGTCGTGAACCCGCTGCCGGCGTAG
- a CDS encoding ROK family protein yields MAALFGGIEAGGTKFVCAVGTGPDDIRAEHRFPTTTPAETLGQAIAFFQEQEEINGRIAAVGIAAFGPLDPNPHSPTFGHITTTPKPGWANTDVVGAIQGGLGVLVGFDTDVNGAALGEHRWGAAQGVDTFIYLTIGTGIGGGVMVNGRLLHGLIHPELGHISLPHDWAQDPYIGRCPYHGDCLEGMAAGPAIGDRWGQPAFELPADHPAWALEAHYLALALRSFICTLSPQRIIMGGGVMEQPQLFPLVRQKTIEYLNGYVQSPVVLQQVDSYIVPPGLGNRAGVLGAMALGMAALG; encoded by the coding sequence ATGGCTGCATTGTTTGGCGGCATTGAAGCGGGCGGCACAAAATTTGTGTGCGCCGTAGGCACAGGACCAGACGACATCCGCGCTGAGCATCGTTTTCCGACGACGACGCCAGCAGAGACGTTGGGGCAGGCGATAGCCTTTTTTCAGGAGCAGGAAGAGATTAACGGCCGTATCGCCGCTGTTGGCATCGCCGCTTTTGGCCCGCTGGACCCCAATCCCCACTCACCCACCTTCGGCCACATTACGACCACACCCAAACCGGGTTGGGCCAACACCGACGTGGTGGGGGCGATTCAGGGGGGGCTGGGTGTGTTGGTGGGCTTTGATACAGACGTCAACGGCGCGGCCCTGGGCGAACATCGCTGGGGCGCGGCGCAGGGCGTGGACACCTTTATCTATCTAACGATTGGCACGGGCATAGGCGGTGGGGTGATGGTGAACGGCCGTCTTCTGCATGGCCTTATTCACCCCGAACTCGGCCACATCAGCCTGCCCCACGATTGGGCGCAAGACCCATACATAGGGCGCTGCCCGTATCACGGCGACTGTCTGGAAGGCATGGCCGCTGGCCCAGCCATCGGCGACCGGTGGGGGCAGCCAGCCTTTGAACTGCCGGCCGACCATCCCGCCTGGGCGCTGGAAGCCCATTACCTGGCGTTGGCCCTGCGCAGCTTCATCTGCACGCTGTCGCCGCAGCGCATTATCATGGGCGGCGGGGTGATGGAGCAGCCGCAGTTGTTTCCCCTGGTGCGGCAAAAGACCATTGAATATCTGAACGGCTACGTGCAGTCGCCGGTTGTTTTGCAGCAGGTGGATTCCTATATTGTGCCGCCGGGGCTCGGCAATCGTGCCGGGGTGTTAGGGGCGATGGCCCTGGGCATGGCGGCGCTGGGTTAA
- a CDS encoding transglycosylase SLT domain-containing protein, with protein MTVYEIVETPFTSDYEGDAGYGYDPFIEAHYEWQNQRFVYGRSPLEQPFLMVPILVVTVLALMALFVFPRLLAGIVVEASPVVTGETLGETAVSTTQTEAVADAPAAAASGAIASLFSPEIQHWAPQIVAWSAEFGLDPDITATIMQIESCGDPNAVSSAGAQGLFQVMPFHFTAGEVMQNPDTNAFRGLKFYATMLQHTGGDVYLSFAGYNGGYRASDNPYDSWPNETKRYFYWAKGIYDDAKAGKPDSERLNEWMAAGGSGLCRQASARLGL; from the coding sequence ATGACTGTTTACGAGATCGTTGAAACGCCATTTACATCTGATTACGAGGGCGATGCGGGCTATGGCTATGACCCATTTATTGAAGCCCATTATGAATGGCAGAACCAGCGATTTGTTTACGGCCGTTCTCCCCTCGAACAGCCCTTTCTCATGGTTCCTATCTTGGTAGTCACGGTATTGGCGTTGATGGCGCTGTTTGTTTTTCCACGGCTGTTGGCCGGAATTGTGGTGGAAGCGAGTCCGGTGGTGACTGGTGAGACGTTGGGGGAAACGGCCGTTTCTACCACCCAAACCGAAGCGGTCGCCGACGCGCCCGCGGCCGCAGCTTCCGGCGCAATCGCCTCCCTATTTTCGCCGGAAATTCAGCATTGGGCGCCACAGATTGTCGCCTGGTCGGCCGAATTTGGGCTGGACCCAGACATCACGGCTACCATTATGCAAATTGAGTCCTGCGGCGATCCCAATGCCGTCTCCAGCGCCGGGGCGCAGGGCCTGTTCCAGGTGATGCCCTTCCACTTTACGGCCGGCGAAGTAATGCAAAACCCAGACACCAACGCCTTTCGTGGCCTGAAGTTCTACGCCACCATGCTGCAACATACCGGCGGCGACGTTTATCTCTCCTTTGCCGGCTATAATGGCGGCTACCGCGCCTCCGACAACCCATACGACAGTTGGCCGAACGAAACCAAACGTTATTTCTATTGGGCCAAAGGCATTTATGACGACGCCAAAGCGGGCAAACCCGACAGCGAACGTCTGAACGAATGGATGGCGGCCGGCGGCAGCGGCCTCTGCCGTCAGGCGTCTGCCCGGCTTGGCCTTTAG
- a CDS encoding S8 family serine peptidase, whose amino-acid sequence MNLRKIWLVAAIMVALLLLVSGAPSSQASATVSSAPGGYFVTIPAAQVPTAARLGLNPLVAVEYGSFQWLELNQADYDRLASSGVAFTSVPDAGQVQVVAYTFDPITDGEPTLDAGQRATTTGPALRLVQFVGPANDVWLDAMTAAGLPVLQYYPSNAFLTWATEAEAAAFANQSFVRWQGVIHPAYKPDPALAQMSGLIENVDVMFYNDGRLEATLDAITDLGGQILQSYPSQPDKAFYNAVVKLPAEAVTAVTQLNTVLWLGHLSPTPILDDEMSSQIQAGNHPGGTPVTGYTAHLSNLGVTGAGVVWAIVDTGVDYDHPDLGPNIVGGYDFPGACSFAGQPGSDCAGGGHGTHVAGIVGGTAAAGFADANGFLYGLGVAPGYSIFAMNSLSAAAWPPAGGWQEHSKRAVLGGAIGGNNSWTTGEGTNHGYQASERTHDIMVLDGNFDTANVAEPFIEVFSAGNSGPGANTLTAPKEAKNLIITASSVNFRAGNINTISSFSSRGPAADGRWVPTITAPGEQIASARNDLGGSCSTAIPGTNNLYAFCSGTSMASPHAAGAVVLVTEWWRNFNAGADPSPDMAKALLVNGAVDMGTADIPNANEGWGRVNVTNIISPTAMVIYFDQPTIFSNTGEQWSIDVGVPDPSQPLRITLAWSDAPGAVGANPALVNNLNLSVVNGANTYLGNVFSGGWSATGGAADTRNNLENVYVQNPAGSATITINAANIAGDAILYNGDPTDQSFALVCSNCALGTDFSLTATPSSQNVCAPNDAVYNVSVGSILGFVDPVALSASGNPAGTTTGFSVNPVTPPGNSVLTIGNTGAAVAGSYAIDVVGVAPTSTHTTTVQLNLFTNAPAAPSLTAPGNGTINAGCPTFTWSDAGATSYLLEVDTDVNFNNIVYTANVNGTSHTAGATLNTSSTYLARPGQQHLWQRQLLGCLLLHHRCRARRLRSRQRRQRSLRLWL is encoded by the coding sequence ATGAATTTACGTAAAATCTGGTTGGTTGCGGCCATTATGGTGGCTTTGCTGCTTTTGGTTTCCGGTGCGCCTTCGTCTCAGGCGTCGGCGACGGTTAGCAGTGCGCCAGGAGGGTATTTTGTAACCATCCCCGCAGCGCAAGTTCCGACAGCCGCTCGTTTGGGTTTAAACCCCTTAGTAGCCGTAGAATATGGCTCGTTCCAATGGTTAGAACTCAACCAGGCCGACTATGATCGGCTGGCGTCCAGCGGCGTCGCGTTCACGTCTGTCCCGGACGCCGGGCAGGTGCAGGTGGTAGCCTACACCTTCGACCCCATTACCGATGGTGAGCCGACGCTGGACGCGGGGCAGCGCGCCACCACAACAGGGCCAGCTTTGCGCCTGGTGCAATTTGTCGGTCCGGCCAACGATGTCTGGCTGGACGCCATGACAGCCGCCGGGCTGCCGGTATTGCAGTATTACCCCAGCAATGCGTTCCTAACCTGGGCCACAGAAGCCGAGGCGGCCGCTTTTGCCAACCAGTCGTTTGTGCGCTGGCAAGGGGTGATTCATCCGGCGTATAAACCAGACCCGGCGCTGGCGCAAATGAGTGGGCTGATCGAAAACGTGGATGTGATGTTCTACAACGACGGCCGTCTCGAAGCCACCCTGGACGCCATTACCGATCTGGGCGGACAGATATTGCAATCGTACCCATCGCAGCCAGACAAAGCCTTCTACAACGCGGTGGTGAAACTGCCGGCCGAAGCAGTAACGGCCGTCACCCAACTCAATACCGTCCTTTGGCTGGGGCATCTCAGCCCGACCCCCATTTTAGATGACGAAATGTCCTCCCAGATTCAGGCGGGTAACCACCCCGGCGGCACTCCTGTGACCGGTTACACAGCCCATCTGTCCAACCTGGGCGTCACTGGCGCGGGGGTTGTCTGGGCCATCGTAGACACCGGCGTAGATTACGATCACCCAGACCTGGGGCCAAATATCGTTGGCGGTTATGACTTCCCTGGCGCGTGCAGCTTCGCCGGGCAGCCAGGCAGCGATTGCGCCGGCGGCGGGCATGGCACACATGTGGCCGGTATCGTCGGCGGTACGGCCGCGGCCGGATTTGCCGACGCCAATGGTTTCCTGTACGGCCTGGGCGTCGCCCCCGGTTACAGCATCTTCGCCATGAACTCCCTGTCGGCGGCCGCCTGGCCTCCGGCCGGTGGCTGGCAAGAACACAGCAAACGAGCGGTTCTGGGCGGCGCAATCGGTGGCAACAATTCCTGGACCACCGGTGAAGGCACCAATCACGGCTACCAGGCCTCGGAACGCACCCACGACATCATGGTCCTGGATGGCAATTTTGACACGGCAAACGTGGCTGAACCCTTCATCGAGGTCTTTTCGGCCGGAAACTCCGGCCCAGGGGCCAACACGCTGACAGCGCCCAAAGAAGCCAAAAACCTGATCATTACCGCCAGCAGCGTGAATTTTCGCGCTGGCAATATCAACACGATTTCCAGTTTTAGCAGTCGTGGTCCGGCTGCGGACGGCCGTTGGGTCCCCACCATCACCGCCCCCGGCGAGCAAATTGCCTCAGCCAGAAATGATCTGGGCGGCAGCTGCTCGACGGCTATCCCTGGAACCAATAACTTGTATGCTTTTTGTTCTGGAACCAGCATGGCTTCCCCCCATGCCGCCGGCGCGGTGGTTCTGGTGACGGAATGGTGGCGTAACTTTAATGCCGGGGCAGACCCCAGCCCAGACATGGCCAAAGCCCTGCTGGTCAACGGCGCAGTAGATATGGGCACGGCCGACATCCCCAACGCCAACGAAGGGTGGGGGCGCGTCAATGTCACCAACATCATCAGTCCCACGGCTATGGTCATTTATTTTGACCAGCCCACCATCTTTAGCAACACCGGCGAGCAGTGGAGCATTGACGTGGGTGTGCCCGACCCCAGTCAACCGCTGCGCATCACCCTGGCCTGGTCCGACGCTCCCGGCGCGGTCGGCGCCAACCCGGCTCTGGTGAATAACCTGAACCTCAGCGTAGTCAATGGGGCCAATACCTACCTGGGTAACGTATTCAGCGGCGGCTGGTCGGCCACCGGTGGCGCAGCCGATACCCGCAACAACCTGGAAAACGTCTATGTCCAGAATCCGGCCGGCAGCGCCACCATCACCATCAACGCCGCCAACATCGCTGGCGACGCTATCCTCTACAATGGCGACCCCACCGACCAGAGTTTTGCTTTGGTCTGCTCCAACTGCGCTTTGGGGACCGATTTCTCCCTAACTGCGACGCCGTCCAGCCAGAATGTTTGCGCGCCCAACGACGCCGTTTACAACGTCAGCGTTGGCTCTATCCTCGGCTTTGTGGACCCGGTTGCGCTAAGCGCCAGCGGTAATCCGGCCGGAACGACAACTGGCTTTAGCGTCAATCCAGTGACGCCGCCAGGAAACAGCGTGCTGACCATCGGCAATACCGGGGCGGCGGTGGCTGGCAGCTACGCCATAGATGTGGTCGGCGTGGCCCCCACCAGTACGCATACGACGACGGTGCAGTTGAACTTGTTTACCAATGCACCGGCTGCCCCCAGTCTGACCGCGCCTGGCAACGGGACCATCAACGCCGGCTGCCCCACCTTCACCTGGAGCGATGCAGGCGCCACCAGCTACCTCCTGGAGGTAGACACCGATGTTAACTTCAACAACATCGTCTACACGGCCAACGTCAACGGAACCAGCCACACGGCCGGCGCAACCTTGAACACCAGCAGCACTTACTTGGCGCGTCCAGGGCAGCAACACCTGTGGCAGCGGCAGTTACTCGGCTGTCTTCTACTTCACCACCGTTGCCGCGCCCGGCGACTGCGGTCCCGGCAGCGTCGCCAACGTTCTCTACGACTATGGCTTTGA